From Daucus carota subsp. sativus chromosome 6, DH1 v3.0, whole genome shotgun sequence:
AATATCCCACATGGGCGGTCAGGTGGGATCACAGGGAGCAGGCCGCCAGTCCTACTGCAGCATGGCCTCTTGATGGTAAGAAGGGGTTTTGCTCTGAGATTTAgtcttaaaaattgaattttgtttGATGGAAATACATAATGAATGTTGTGGCAGGATGCAGTGACATGGTTGCTGAGTCCCCCAGATCAGTCTTTGGCATTGCTCTTAGCTGATAATGGATTCGATGTGTGGCTAACTAGCACCCGCGGAACTAGATATAGCCGGGGACACACTTCTCTCAGTACCAACGACGCTGTTAGCTTTCTTCTTGCAGTCTGTCACATATGACATATCGAATATCTTTTGGTTGCTTATATTCTTATTACCTGCAATTATTCTTGTCATGTTTGCAGGCATATTGGGATTGGTCATGGGATGAATTGGTAGCTTATGATCTTCCTGCCACATTTCAGTATGTCAATTCCCAAACAAGACAGAAATTGCACTACGTTGGCCATTCCCTGGTATTCTAGTGCTGTATTTGATAGGTTGCTTTCCTCATAGACTGGCTCAGTTATAATGGCTATGTAACTATCTGAATCTTTTCAGGGAACTTTGACTGCTTTAGCATCATTCTCAAAAGGTCAACTTGTTAGCATGCTTCGATCAGCTGCACTTCTAAGCCCAATCGCCTACATCGGTCAAATGACCTCCCCAGTCGCAACAAATGCTGCAGATAACTTTCTTGCTGAGGTATGGGTCCTTTTACTATTTCATCACGGTTTCATTTTCTGTTGGAGCATTTAAAAGCTGTAATGCACATCCGCAATTATGTTTTGACAGGTTATGAAGTGGCTGGGGATTCACGAATTTAATCCAAGGGGGTAAGAGTTATTCACCTTTGCAAACTTTCTCATCTCGTCAGTGTTTTACTATGACTCCAGAAACACCTCTATTCTTGTGCATGTCGATTTTTATAGTCTGTATGTCTCTCAAAATGGCAGTCTGCTCCAATGCAGTATATTTTTTGATCTTTTCCCCAAGCAATGCATATAGAAAACAGTGGACACCACTCACCAGTACAGAGCTCTCCATATGATATTTGTGATAAAATGTTTCTTTCTGATTGTCAGAAATGCTGTACTCGATCTGCTTAAGGATATATGTGCGAAGCCAGGTGTTGACTGCACAAACTTGCTCACATCTTTCACAGGTAGTGTGTGTATCCAAATAAGTTTTCTTATATTGGGCATCAGCTGCTGACCTTGAATATTTTGCCTCAGTTCTTGAACTTTTACTATGACCACAGGTCAGAATTGTTGCCTAAATACTTCTGCAGTTAGTTTTTTTCTGGAACACGAGCCTCAATCATCATCAACGAAGAACATGATTCATGTAGCTCAGAGTAAGtaattaaaatcttttttgGTAATTAAAAGAGTTTGTCACAGTAAATGTAAGGCCAGTTTTGATATGAAGGCTTTAATGGACAGTGATTAGAGATGGGACTATCCAAATGTATGATTATGGCAATGCCGACAATAACAATCAACACTATGGGCAGCGCACTCCTCCTGCCTATGACATGTCAAGAATTCCAAAAGACCTTCCTCTGTTCTTTGCTTACGGAGGGGCAGATGCACTATCTGATGTCAAGGATGTGAAGCTCTTGTATGACAGCCTAAAAGATTATGATGGAGATAAGCTGGTTTTCCAATACCGAGAGGATTATGCTCATGCAGATTATGTCATGGCTGTCAATGCTAAAGAAGCTGTGTATAATCCTGTCATCGCTTTCTTTAGGCTTCAATGATTACCTTAATTTTGATACGCATCAATAAATTTTCTATCAGGTCCGAAAATACTAtatcttatttttcttttagaGTTCTGCAATTTTATTTTCTGTAGATAAGTACAACTGGAACTTATTGGCCATTAAACTCTGTTTATTATCCATAACTGCAGAATTAAACAGCGTTAAGTTATATCTGGTTCATTTATTGAACGAATCCAAGAGTTCCAACTAGTCTGAGGGATCCAAATGTTTCTTTCTCAGACTCTacagaagaaaaggaatatATTTGTGCTTGTACATATTAATTTGAAAACTGAGCTATTCAAAAATTTGTCGATGATGGTAGAATTTCATTAGACTCTCGTCTCAAATTTCACTATTGACATTCTGTAACTAGTCATATCCTGGAAAAACAGAATTTGCACTCTGCGATGGTCTATACATCACGTTGGGAATGATTATATTAGGATGATTGGTGATTTCAGACTAACTATTTCACATATAACATTTGGATAGACGAAACTGACTACTTTTCTGTTGTACTTTCATTGCCTCCCTATATGTCCAAGAAAGTAGTCTGATTGTTCAGTGTGAACATATATAACAGAAGAATCTAGTATTGTGAAAATCGTGGCAGCAACGAAAGCCTAAGCCTTCACTTCTCGCAGATACTGATTGATCCATATTGCTTTGGATCTTACTACTTGTAACTATCTGTTTCAGTCTGCATACGAGTTGCTCTTGCACTTTAAGTTGCAGCAAGATCAGGTGATCGTTGTACTAGTTATCAGGAGAACAATTTTAGTAGATGGCTTACTTATGGAAACTTATTACTCTTCTGGTGATTTTCTTCAGTGCCAAAGAAGTTGCAGCAAGAACAAAACTCTACTCTGACAATGAACAAAATGGTATATGCAAATTAATGGTCGATACACAGGGCTATTTGTGTGAGGAGCACAAAGTAAGGACTTAAATCCtcacaatttttttgaaaataatatattcaaagTTCTGTTATGTCATACACTAAAAGGTCGCTGTGTTGTGATATAGGTGACAACAGAAGATGGTTATGTTCTTAGTATGCAGAGGATCCCGAAAGGAAGGTCTGGGGAAACAGCAGACAGGCCACCAGTTCTTCTACAACATGGGTTGCTCATGGTTGATATCTTGCTAtctgtgttttattttttttaccagAACTACTTTTATTAGTTTGCAATCCCTTTCAAAAGATACTATTGATACACTAAGCAGCTTATTAAAGGAATTATA
This genomic window contains:
- the LOC108225532 gene encoding triacylglycerol lipase 2, with amino-acid sequence MASGLVFQIILGMFCFCGSADGTRTKLFGAKKGLSAASDDGICKSVVVPRGYVCQEHTVITQDGYILSMQNIPHGRSGGITGSRPPVLLQHGLLMDAVTWLLSPPDQSLALLLADNGFDVWLTSTRGTRYSRGHTSLSTNDAAYWDWSWDELVAYDLPATFQYVNSQTRQKLHYVGHSLGTLTALASFSKGQLVSMLRSAALLSPIAYIGQMTSPVATNAADNFLAEVMKWLGIHEFNPRGNAVLDLLKDICAKPGVDCTNLLTSFTGQNCCLNTSAVSFFLEHEPQSSSTKNMIHVAQMIRDGTIQMYDYGNADNNNQHYGQRTPPAYDMSRIPKDLPLFFAYGGADALSDVKDVKLLYDSLKDYDGDKLVFQYREDYAHADYVMAVNAKEAVYNPVIAFFRLQ